In the Oryza glaberrima chromosome 6, OglaRS2, whole genome shotgun sequence genome, one interval contains:
- the LOC127776361 gene encoding uncharacterized protein LOC127776361, producing the protein MAVAAVAIRSAFPTAASAAAPALRPAFLGVARAAASSRRRRILLSAWPVAAMSSSSSSSAAAAAHKAGAWYAVPDLSLRDHRFAVPLDHSSPSPSSPTITVFAREVVAAGKEDLPLPYLLFLQGGPGFESPRPTEASGWMKKACEEYRVVLLDQRGTGLSTPLTTSSLSQITSAAEQVEYLKHFRADSIVKDAEFIRLHLVPDAKPWTVLGQSYGGFCAVTYLSFAPEGLKSVLLTGGLPPLGSACTADTVYRACFKQVQQQNEKYYARYPQDIQVIHELVRYLNESEGGGVSLPSGGRLTPKMLQCLGLSGLGSGGGFERLHYLFERVWDPILVPGAKKTISYYFLKEFERWLGFDQNPLYALLHESIYCQGSPSKWSAHKIGSECESLFDPIKAIKEGRPVYFTGEMVFPCIFDEIHALRPLKETAHMLAHKEDWPPLYDVNVLNNNKVPVAAAVYYEDMYVNFNIAKETASQIAGIRLWITNEYMHSGIRDGGSHVFDHLMGLLNGKKPLF; encoded by the exons ATGGCAGTGGCAGCAGTAGCAATCCGCTCCGCCtttcccaccgccgcctccgccgccgcgcccgcgctgcGCCCAGCCTTCCTCggcgtcgcccgcgccgccgcgtcgtcccgccgccggcggatccTCCTGTCCGCGTGGCCGGTCGcggccatgtcgtcgtcgtcgtcgtcttcggcggcggcggcggcgcacaagGCCGGGGCGTGGTACGCGGTGCCCGACCTCAGCCTCCGCGACCACCGGTTCGCCGTCCCGCTCGAccactcctccccctccccgtccTCCCCCACCATCACCGTCTTCGCCCGCGAGGTCGTCGCCG CTGGAAAAGAGGATTTGCCTTTGCCTTATTTGTTGTTTCTACAAGGCGGACCTGGATTTGAAAGTCCTCGTCCCACAGAAGCAAGTGGATGGATGAAGAAAGCATGTGAAGAATACCGTGTTGTGTTGCTAGATCAG CGAGGAACAGGACTGTCAACACCGTTGACAACATCATCTCTTTCCCAAATAACATCTGCAGCAGAACAGGTGGAGTATTTGAAGCATTTCAGGGCAGATAGTATAGTTAAAGATGCAGAATTTATCCGCCTGCATCTTGTGCCAGATGCCAAGCCTTGGACGGTTTTAGGACAA AGTTATGGTGGGTTTTGTGCTGTTACCTATTTGAGTTTTGCTCCAGAAGGCCTGAAATCTGTTCTTTTGACTGGGGGGCTTCCACCTCTAGGGAGTGCCTGTACTGCAGATACTGTGTACAGGGCCTGCTTTAAACAAGTTCAGCAGCAAAATGAGAAGTACTATGCGAGATATCCTCAAGATATACAAGTCATTCATGAGCTTGTAAGATATTTAAATGAATCTGAAGGTGGAGGA GTTTCTCTTCCATCAGGTGGCAGGTTAACTCCTAAGATGTTGCAGTGCCTTGGATTATCTGGTTTGGGCTCCGGTGGAGGATTTGAAAGGCTGCACTATCT GTTCGAGAGGGTGTGGGACCCTATATTAGTCCCTGGTGCAAAAAAGACTATAAGTTATTACTTCCTGAAAGAG TTTGAGAGGTGGTTAGGTTTTGATCAAAATCCTCTTTATGCTCTCTTGCATGAGTCTATCTATTGTCAG GGTTCTCCATCAAAATGGTCAGCTCACAAGATTGGCAGTGAGTGCGAAAGTTTGTTTGATCCTATCAAGGCTATAAAAGAAGGCAGACCTGTTTATTTTACTGGAGAG ATGGTATTTCCATGTATTTTTGATGAGATTCACGCCTTACGACCCTTGAAGGAGACTGCCCATATGTTAGCTCACAAAGAGGACTGGCCCCCACTGTATGATGTCAATGTGCTGAACAACAATAAG GTCCCGGTGGCTGCCGCCGTCTACTACGAGGACATGTACGTCAACTTCAACATCGCCAAGGAGACGGCCTCCCAGATCGCGGGCATCCGGCTCTGGATTACCAACGAGTACATGCACTCGGGCATCCGCGACGGCGGCTCGCACGTCTTCGACCACTTGATGGGTCTTCTCAACGGCAAGAAGCCTCTGTTTTAG
- the LOC127775564 gene encoding E4 SUMO-protein ligase PIAL1-like — MASAAPLPPTPPPSQQQQPQPQGKEQQQQMAVAMNARRLVMIGDRLRTHFRGGGGTVLEPPDLAHLVYAFARGIDFALSSGDVPTVASEIPSILKKVYLVGKDQFLQSSVMVLMISCKNACSEKWFQPTDCTEILRMANELSGKFCTPVSQPDNDSTVIQIISTIMPRYYPQLKFERLVTSLEAKVGYDVLMADFFIHKNVPREEKINLIVVQKEDLDASSCIANPPHVSFLVNGKGVDKRTNVSMETGPQFPTDITRMLKYGANIIQAIGYFNANYIIAVAFLNKLESFDAPNLNDYAQPVAADPPDSDLLEGPSRVSLKCPISFRRIKTPIKGRLCKHYQCFDYDNYMEMNLRKPTWRCPFCNTPSNFTDLRIDQKMVKILQETGEDTIDVLVFADGSWKTISTNDERSDRHSSDVIQQSRDTMDTDATADDVIDLINEDNDGDVPMSFTSASEDVKPFLNCQDLSVADYLSDLPMNTVSQAEDLYAGGASRGNNERGNATSTSGQNSSLPSTGGLGSSSFGTLESILPHNILHPVITDAVSPSLDTSNSVVPRQHVAQGTRSDIVPSQPRIDPQLRLEIARPPIPRNVAREPTGIQALPVQPQRVRPNIYNCPPPFPQSSPASAYQVHQVTNADSVITAMSTGIGSLSRAPDAAPLLQHQSTQQEIRATQNYHQGQFIGLTAPQNFMGTRPPPGVPGQAIGANAHGAPPAQQSHHVHRLVSNLMNQLGQATVAQPSTAPQVLPSQPGGTSVVNPQIRGHLFPAQQRSQAMRPQAVPRPTISQAPPRAQSPFLPATARPPSTPPPIGTSDDLQELPVDESWRPTGQMRGSLTGEAYSVAIGRYNPSVNIAGQQTSHVTSQARPAGPDARR, encoded by the exons AtggcgagcgcggcgccgctgccccccacgccgccgccatcgcagcagcagcagccgcagccgcagggcaaggagcagcagcagcagatggcGGTGGCGATGAACGCGCGCCGCCTGGTGATGATCGGGGACCGCCTCAGGACCCacttccgcggcggcggcgggaccgTCCTCGAGCCGCCCGACCTCGCGCACCTCGTCTACGCCTTCGCCAG AGGGATCGATTTCGCTCTTTCTAGCGGCGATGTTCCTACCGTGGCCAGTGAAATACCCAGCATTTTGAAGAAG GTGTATCTGGTAGGAAAAGATCAATTTCTGCAATCTTCTGTTATGGTGCTAATGATATCATGCAAG AATGCTTGTTCTGAAAAATGGTTTCAACCCACAGATTGTACTGAAATTCTCAGGATGGCTAATGAG CTCTCTGGCAAATTCTGCACGCCTGTCAGCCAGCCAGATAATGACAGCACTGTGATCCAAATTATTTCAACAATAATGCCAAG GTACTATCCTCAATTGAAGTTTGAACGTCTAGTCACTTCGCTGGAAGCAAAG GTTGGATATGATGTTTTAATGGCCGATTTTTTCATCCATAAGAATGTGCCTCGAGAGGAAAAGATT AATCTAATTGTTGTGCAAAAGGAAGACTTAGATGCCTCATCATGTATTGCAAACCCACCACATGTGAG CTTTTTAGTCAATGGAAAAGGCGTGGACAAGAGGACAAATGTTTCAATG GAAACAGGACCCCAGTTCCCCACTGATATTACTAGGATGCTCAAATACGGGGCAAACATCATCCAAGCTATAGGATATTTTAATG CTAACTATATCATAGCTGTTGCATTTCTGAATAAATTGGAGTCCTTTGACGCTCCAAACCTAAATGATTATGCACAACCAGTCGCTGCTGATCCTCCTG aTTCTGATTTACTCGAAGGGCCATCTAGAGTTTCCCTGAAGTGCCCCATAAG TTTTAGGCGCATAAAAACTCCCATCAAAGGGCGCCTATGCAAACACTATCAG TGTTTTGATTATGATAATtacatggagatgaacttgagGAAGCCGACTTGGCGCTGTCCATTTTGTAATACACCTTCAAACTTCACTGACCTACGGATTGATCAAAAGATGGTCAAG ATATTACAAGAGACTGGAGAAGATACTATTGATGTCCTTGTGTTTGCTGATGGATCTTGGAAAACCATTTCAACTAATGATGAGAGATCTGATAGACATTCCAGTGACGTCATTCAGCAGAGTAGAGATACTATGGACACTGATGCGACTGCTGATGATGTCATAGATCTGATAAATGAAGACAATGATGGTGATGTGCCAATGAGTTTTACCTCTGCATCAGAAGATGTGAAGCCTTTCTTGAATTGTCAGGATCTATCTGTGGCAGACTATCTTTCGGATTTGCCTATGAACACAGTTTCGCAGGCAGAAGATCTATATGCAGGCGGTGCAAGCCGTGGAAACAATGAACGTGGAAATGCCACTTCAACTTCTGGCCAAAATTCATCACTGCCTTCTACTGGCGGTCTGGGCTCTAGTTCATTCGGGACTTTGGAGTCTATTCTGCCTCATAACATTCTGCACCCTGTTATCACAGATGCAGTCTCTCCTTCTCTTGATACCTCTAATTCTGTAGTTCCGAGACAGCATGTAGCACAAGGAACACGTTCTGATATTGTGCCGTCGCAACCACGAATAGATCCACAGCTTAGATTAGAAATTGCAAGACCTCCTATACCAAGGAATGTCGCGAGAGAACCTACAGGAATTCAGGCTCTGCCAGTGCAACCACAGAGAGTGCGACCAAATATCTACAATTGTCCACCTCCTTTCCCACAATCCAGTCCAGCTTCAGCATATCAAGTACATCAGGTGACAAACGCAGATAGTGTCATTACTGCTATGAGCACTGGTATTGGATCACTATCAAGGGCTCCAGATGCTGCTCCGTTATTGCAACACCAGTCAACACAGCAG GAGATTCGAGCCACGCAAAACTATCATCAAGGCCAGTTTATTGGGCTTACTGCTCCTCAAAATTTCATGGGTACAAGACCGCCGCCAGGAGTCCCAGGACAGGCTATAGGTGCTAATGCCCATGGAGCTCCCCCCGCACAACAGTCCCATCACGTTCATCGGCTAGTGAGCAATCTAATGAATCAACTTGGACAAGCTACAGTGGCTCAACCTTCCACAGCTCCACAGGTCTTGCCATCTCAACCAGGCGGCACAAGTGTAGTCAACCCGCAGATCCGCGGTCATCTTTTCCCTGCGCAACAACGCAGCCAAGCAATGAGACCACAAGCAGTGCCCCGACCTACAATTTCTCAGGCACCACCTCGTGCACAGTCTCCCTTCTTGCCAGCTACTGCTCGGCCTCCGAGCACACCTCCCCCTATCGGAACTTCCGATGATCTTCAGGAGCTTCCTGTGGATGAAAGCTGGCGTCCCACAGGGCAGATGAGAGGGAGCCTGACTGGTGAAGCTTACAGCGTAGCGATTGGACGCTACAACCCCAGTGTGAACATTGCTGGTCAGCAGACAAGTCATGTGACAAGTCAGGCTCGGCCAGCTGGTCCGGATGCGCGCAGGTAA
- the LOC127775997 gene encoding disease resistance protein PIK6-NP-like: protein MEGVLVSAATGAMNSVLAKLAAFLGDEYKHAKGVRDDLAFLQSELTTMNKALHALADADQLDELSKDWRDRVRDLAYDIEDCIDLSVHRLHGAGESGLAAKMARMAKKIGAFRQIASQIQQLKARVLEVSERRNRYTLHGLVPTSSDASSSTTKVDARLCALWTETKHLVGIDGPRDDIISRLEQESSSAAAQHDVRMVSIVGCAGLGKTTLAKQVYDKIKAEFEYKAFVSVSQRPNIKELLLNISTQVGKSTNTWDDVANLVDNLREHLKQKRYIIVVDDIWSPEPWNFIGEALVKTIHGSIIILTTRVKEVAISSSSSHGGFVYQMKHLDGAHSKRLFYKRIFDCEEKCPPKFELASEEILKRCDGIPLAIISISSFLADHESLYHWNEVKKIISSPLPGNEYLETMQSVLALSYYNLPHDIRSCLLYLSAFPEDCEIAKSSLVSRWIAEGFINARPGENVYEAGLRYFNVLINRSLIQPWNEHYGEVLTCRVHDVILNFIVSKSVEENFLFLLDPSGLVPLQHSNYCKVRRLSLQGNYCQEEFASRMMPIKPHVRSLICSVDYTGFHPLSEFKVARVLDLDGCQSLTNNHLANIEKLVHLQYLRIRGRVTVLPANIGRLQHLETLDIRGSEVKELPPSIVLLQRLARLSVSQDVKFPAEGVSKMQALEELTGLTLFCQPGSFLKELGELTKLRVLVVYWKAYHARDSDEAQAEHKKSCKKIFTSSLNALDRHSLHSLDFVVFMERFLFDPWFLALQNLKRFGVESTSRMINIPSWIRLAAKLEKLELSKAYVTQDDLEMLGDLKALEYLALPCSDTQGSWLTISNHGFRCLKFAFLCNVLFMPDSMPNLKDLRIDIVLEEVGENDSVFEHLPSTLCRVNVDIIGNPPSTPRDVASELEEKILNVAKTHPNRPTLTTRTLDRDILVD, encoded by the exons ATGGAGGGCGTCCTGGTGAGCGCGGCGACCGGAGCGATGAACTCCGTCCTCGCAAAGCTCGCGGCCTTCCTCGGCGACGAGTACAAGCACGCCAAGGGAGTCCGCGACGACCTCGCCTTCCTCCAGTCCGAGCTCACCACCATGAACAAGGCGCTGCACGCGCTGGCAGATGCGGATCAGCTCGACGAGCTCAGCAAGGACTGGAGGGACAGGGTGCGGGATCTCGCCTACGACATCGAGGACTGCATCGACCTCTCCGTCCACCGcctccacggcgccggcgaAAGCGGCCTCGCCGCCAAGATGGCGCGCATGGCCAAGAAGATCGGAGCGTTCCGTCAGATCGCGAGCCAGATCCAGCAGCTCAAGGCCCGTGTCTTGGAGGTCAGCGAGCGGCGTAACAGGTACACTCTCCATGGACTTGTACCAACCAGCTCGGATGCTTCCTCCTCGACGACCAAGGTTGATGCCCGGCTGTGCGCGCTCTGGACGGAGACGAAGCACCTCGTCGGCATCGATGGCCCCAGGGATGACATCATCAGCCGCTTGGAGCAGGAGTCGTCGTCAGCGGCAGCGCAGCATGATGTCAGGATGGTATCCATTGTTGGATGTGCAGGCTTGGGCAAGACCACTCTCGCTAAACAAGTGTACGACAAAATCAAGGCGGAATTCGAGTACAAGGCCTTTGTTTCGGTGTCTCAGAGACCGAATATAAAGGAGCTTCTACTCAACATTTCTACTCAAGTTGGCAAGTCAACAAACACTTGGGATGATGTAGCAAATCTCGTGGATAATCTTAGGGAGCATCTCAAACAAAAAAG GTATATTATCGTAGTGGATGATATATGGAGCCCGGAACCATGGAACTTCATTGGAGAAGCATTGGTCAAAACTATTCATGGTAGCATAATAATTTTGACGACACGTGTGAAAGAAGTGGCAatatcatcttcatcttctcatGGTGGTTTTGTTTATCAAATGAAACATCTTGATGGCGCTCACTCCAAAAGGTTATTTTACAAAAGAATTTTTGACTGTGAAGAGAAATGTCCTCCTAAATTTGAGCTAGCTTCTGAAGAGATACTGAAAAGGTGTGATGGTATACCTCTAGCAATTATTTCCATATCCAGCTTCTTGGCTGATCATGAATCGTTATATCATTGGAATGAGGTGAAAAAAATTATCAGTTCTCCACTACCAGGAAATGAGTATCTCGAGACCATGCAGTCAGTGTTAGCACTCAGTTATTATAATCTTCCACATGATATAAGAAGTTGCCTGTTATACTTGAGTGCATTTCCAGAAGATTGTGAAATTGCAAAGAGTAGTTTGGTAAGTAGATGGATTGCAGAAGGATTTATCAATGCAAGGCCAGGAGAAAATGTATATGAAGCAGGGTTGAGGTATTTCAACGTGCTGATAAACCGAAGCTTGATCCAACCATGGAATGAGCACTACGGTGAAGTGCTGACCTGTCGAGTTCATGACGTCATTCTTAATTTCATAGTGTCCAAATCAGTAGAGGAGAACTTTTTGTTCTTATTGGATCCGTCTGGTCTCGTACCTTTGCAGCATAGCAACTACTGCAAGGTTCGTCGCCTGTCTCTCCAGGGTAACTACTGCCAAGAGGAGTTTGCCTCAAGGATGATGCCGATTAAGCCTCATGTTAGATCACTTATTTGTTCCGTGGACTACACAGGATTCCATCCTCTATCAGAATTTAAAGTTGCGAGAGTACTGGATCTAGACGGGTGTCAATCATTGACAAACAACCATCTTGCTAATATTGAAAAGTTAGTCCATTTGCAGTATCTGAGAATTAGGGGAAGAGTAACTGTGCTCCCTGCCAATATTGGACGTCTCCAGCATTTGGAAACATTAGATATAAGAGGTAGTGAAGTTAAAGAATTACCACCATCCATTGTTCTACTTCAGCGGTTGGCTCGCCTTTCTGTCAGTCAAGATGTGAAGTTTCCAGCAGAAGGTGTTAGCAAGATGCAAGCATTGGAGGAGCTCACAGGTCTCACGCTCTTCTGTCAACCAGGAAGCTTTTTGAAGGAGCTAGGTGAGCTTACCAAGCTGAGAGTACTAGTTGTATATTGGAAGGCTTACCATGCTAGAGATTCTGATGAGGCCCAAGCCGAGCATAAAAAGAGCTGCAAGAAGATTTTCACCTCCTCACTTAATGCACTGGACAGACATAGCCTCCATTCGCTGGATTTTGTTGTGTTTATGGAACGCTTCTTGTTTGATCCGTGGTTCCTTGCCCTACAAAACCTCAAGAGATTCGGCGTCGAAAGCACGTCCCGGATGATAAACATTCCAAGTTGGATTCGCCTTGCTGCCAAGCTTGAGAAATTAGAGCTCAGTAAAGCATATGTTACTCAGGACGATCTCGAAATGCTTGGAGACCTGAAAGCTCTCGAATATCTTGCCCTTCCCTGTTCAGACACACAAGGATCATGGCTCACCATCAGCAACCATGGTTTCCGATGTCTCAAGTTTGCCTTTCTTTGCAACGTGTTGTTTATGCCTGATTCCATGCCTAATCTGAAGGACCTCCGAATTGACATAGTATTGGAAGAGGTTGGTGAGAACGATTCCGTCTTCGAGCACCTCCCCAGCACCCTCTGCAGAGTCAATGTAGATATTATTGGCAATCCACCTTCAACTCCAAGAGATGTGGCCTCAgaattggaagaaaaaatcTTGAACGTAGCAAAGACACATCCCAACCGTCCGACGCTCACGACCCGAACACTCGATAGGGACATTTTGGTGGATTGA